In a single window of the Luteolibacter yonseiensis genome:
- a CDS encoding HAD family hydrolase, giving the protein MKQATFTRQPGKMAAMLFAFAVSCLHADPLPSWNSTAPKKAIMEFVEKVTTSGSAEYVQPSDRIAVFDNDGTLWSEQPAYFQLFFAIDRIKALAPKHPEWQTEEPFASLLKGDVKAALAGGDKALFDIVMATHAGLTTEEFEKVVTEWMATAKHPQSGKPFNSMVYQPMLELLAYLRANQFKTFIVSGGGIEFMRPWAEKTYGIPPEQVVGSSGGLKYEVRDGTPVLVKTPELVLNDDNVGKPVGIQRHIGRRPIAAFGNSDGDYQMLEWTTAGNGPRFGLIVHHTDAEREYAYDRDSHIGKLSKGLDAAKTKGWTVVSMKEDWNTIYPSP; this is encoded by the coding sequence ATGAAACAAGCCACATTCACGCGACAACCCGGAAAGATGGCGGCGATGCTATTCGCTTTCGCCGTTTCCTGTCTCCACGCCGATCCGCTTCCTTCCTGGAACTCCACCGCTCCGAAGAAGGCGATCATGGAGTTTGTGGAAAAGGTGACCACCAGTGGTTCCGCGGAATACGTCCAGCCGTCGGACCGCATCGCCGTCTTCGATAACGACGGCACGCTTTGGTCGGAACAACCGGCGTATTTTCAACTTTTCTTCGCAATCGACCGGATCAAGGCCCTGGCTCCCAAGCACCCGGAATGGCAGACTGAAGAGCCCTTCGCCTCGCTGCTCAAGGGCGATGTCAAGGCCGCGCTCGCGGGAGGAGACAAGGCATTGTTCGACATCGTCATGGCCACCCATGCGGGGCTCACCACCGAGGAGTTTGAAAAAGTCGTCACGGAATGGATGGCCACCGCGAAACATCCGCAGAGTGGCAAGCCCTTCAACAGCATGGTCTATCAGCCGATGCTCGAGCTGCTCGCCTACCTGCGGGCGAACCAGTTCAAGACCTTCATTGTTTCCGGAGGCGGCATCGAATTCATGCGGCCGTGGGCGGAGAAGACCTACGGCATTCCGCCGGAGCAGGTCGTCGGGTCTTCCGGTGGCTTGAAATATGAAGTCCGCGACGGCACACCCGTCCTGGTGAAGACTCCGGAACTCGTCCTCAACGACGACAACGTGGGCAAGCCCGTGGGCATCCAGCGCCACATCGGCCGCCGGCCCATCGCGGCATTCGGAAATTCGGATGGCGACTATCAGATGTTGGAATGGACCACCGCGGGCAACGGACCGCGCTTCGGTCTCATCGTCCATCACACGGATGCCGAAAGGGAGTATGCCTACGACCGCGATTCGCACATCGGCAAACTTTCCAAGGGTTTGGACGCGGCGAAGACCAAAGGCTGGACGGTAGTCAGCATGAAAGAGGACTGGAACACGATTTACCCATCACCATGA
- a CDS encoding transporter, producing the protein MKHRITVLTLALTISGLRAENAELAKKLSNPIADLISVPTQSNYDFGIGPGDGAKWTTNIQPVIPIGLNDGWNVISRTILPVIDQEGILPGGGSDESGLGDVVQSFFFSPKTSDPIWGAGPVFLIPTATDEVLGGEKWGIGPTAVVLKQEGPWTYGALVNHLWDFAGEDDRNSVNATFLQPFVGYTTPAATTYTLNLESTYDWQGNDWTVPVNFVVSQLVKIGDQPVQFFAGARYYFDTPDGGPEWGLRFGLTFLFPKH; encoded by the coding sequence ATGAAACACCGCATAACAGTTCTCACACTTGCGCTCACTATCTCCGGTCTCCGGGCGGAGAATGCGGAACTCGCGAAGAAGCTCTCCAACCCGATTGCGGACCTGATCAGCGTCCCCACCCAGAGCAACTACGACTTCGGGATCGGGCCCGGGGATGGAGCCAAATGGACGACCAACATCCAGCCCGTCATTCCGATCGGCCTCAACGATGGATGGAACGTCATCTCGCGCACGATCCTTCCTGTCATTGACCAGGAGGGGATACTCCCGGGTGGCGGTTCCGACGAGTCCGGACTCGGTGATGTGGTGCAGAGTTTTTTCTTTTCGCCGAAAACCAGCGATCCCATCTGGGGGGCGGGCCCGGTATTCCTGATTCCCACCGCCACCGACGAGGTTCTCGGTGGAGAGAAATGGGGCATCGGCCCTACGGCTGTCGTTCTGAAACAAGAAGGACCATGGACGTATGGAGCACTGGTCAACCACCTCTGGGACTTCGCGGGTGAGGATGATCGAAATTCCGTCAACGCGACGTTCCTGCAGCCCTTCGTCGGCTACACCACCCCGGCGGCCACGACTTACACTTTGAATCTCGAAAGCACCTATGATTGGCAGGGCAACGACTGGACCGTTCCCGTCAATTTCGTGGTCAGCCAGCTGGTGAAAATCGGAGATCAGCCCGTGCAGTTTTTCGCGGGTGCCCGCTATTATTTCGATACCCCCGACGGCGGTCCCGAGTGGGGACTGCGTTTCGGACTCACCTTCCTGTTCCCAAAACACTAA
- a CDS encoding SphA family protein, with translation MKPHNFILHSAITLGLCVPLHAEEGGAGRYIPGNSATLIDLPPTKPGWIAETMYLHYSGDASASGNFPNAGLVTAGLDAKSDAFTVGGFYTFETPVLEARYSVGAYVPYLWMDVDADVVAGGTTGSRSDSADGIGDVALIPVIMAWKCDDWQYSALLPIYAPTGDYDTGSLANVGRNYWTFDPTFQVSYNNAKSGFNTALFTGVTLNTENEDTDYKSGTAFHADLSVQQLLPLGPGFLSVGFNAFYYDQIDGDSGSGATLGDFEGRDVGVGPALGYILPVGGNTFVSEIRWLPELDTRRRLEGDFFWAKVAWQF, from the coding sequence ATGAAACCCCACAATTTCATTCTTCATTCCGCCATCACCCTCGGGCTATGCGTTCCCCTCCATGCCGAAGAAGGCGGAGCCGGCCGTTACATCCCCGGGAACTCCGCCACCTTGATCGATCTGCCTCCGACAAAGCCGGGCTGGATCGCGGAGACCATGTATCTCCATTACTCCGGAGATGCGTCCGCCTCGGGCAATTTTCCAAATGCAGGATTGGTGACGGCGGGCTTGGACGCGAAATCCGATGCCTTCACGGTTGGCGGGTTCTATACCTTCGAGACTCCGGTATTGGAGGCGCGTTACAGTGTGGGCGCGTATGTGCCCTATCTCTGGATGGATGTGGATGCCGACGTGGTGGCGGGCGGGACGACTGGATCGCGTTCGGATTCGGCGGACGGGATCGGCGATGTCGCGCTGATCCCGGTGATCATGGCATGGAAGTGCGATGACTGGCAATACAGCGCGCTGCTCCCCATCTACGCTCCGACCGGAGACTACGATACCGGCAGTCTGGCGAACGTGGGCCGCAATTACTGGACCTTCGATCCCACGTTCCAGGTTTCCTACAACAATGCGAAATCCGGCTTCAATACGGCGCTCTTCACCGGCGTCACACTGAACACGGAAAACGAGGATACGGACTACAAGAGCGGCACGGCCTTCCATGCGGACTTGAGCGTCCAACAACTCCTTCCATTGGGGCCGGGATTTCTGAGCGTGGGATTCAACGCGTTTTATTACGACCAGATCGATGGCGACAGCGGTTCCGGCGCCACCCTCGGGGACTTCGAGGGGCGGGATGTGGGAGTGGGTCCCGCCCTGGGATATATCCTGCCGGTGGGTGGGAACACCTTCGTTTCTGAAATACGCTGGCTGCCGGAACTCGATACCCGCCGCCGTCTCGAAGGCGACTTTTTCTGGGCCAAGGTAGCCTGGCAATTCTGA
- a CDS encoding formylglycine-generating enzyme family protein: MFKSVTLPFAGIVILYASMASAAESAFGPTIPNAAPAPTPAPEGMVWIPGGEFSMGCDSVCESMCDLSGVSKDALPIHQVRVDGYWMDKTEVTNAQFAKFVEATRYVTVAERKPTKEEFPTAPPENLIAGSTVFTPTPGKVRLDNYFQWWNYVPGADWRHPEGEGSNIAGRESYPVVQIAYDDAVAYAKWAGKRLPTEAEWEFAARGGEAGKLYSWGNDLKVDGKFQANIYQGDFPVENGDTGEDGFKGIAPTARFAPNGYGLYDMSGNVWEWCGDWYRVDTYARLKLAGGVAENPQGPSTPYDPAEPNEKKRVHRGGSFLCTSKYCTRYMVGTRGKGEVSTASNHVGFRCVAPASGLLKK; encoded by the coding sequence ATGTTCAAATCCGTTACATTACCGTTCGCAGGCATTGTCATTCTGTATGCCTCCATGGCATCCGCCGCTGAATCCGCTTTCGGCCCCACCATCCCGAATGCCGCTCCCGCCCCCACGCCGGCTCCGGAGGGAATGGTGTGGATTCCCGGCGGCGAATTTTCCATGGGCTGTGACTCCGTTTGCGAGTCGATGTGCGACTTGTCCGGAGTGAGCAAGGATGCCTTGCCGATCCATCAGGTGCGGGTGGACGGCTACTGGATGGACAAGACGGAGGTGACGAACGCCCAGTTCGCGAAATTCGTGGAGGCCACACGATATGTCACCGTCGCGGAAAGGAAGCCAACGAAGGAGGAATTTCCAACAGCTCCTCCCGAGAATCTCATCGCGGGATCCACCGTGTTCACGCCGACACCGGGGAAGGTGAGGTTGGACAACTATTTCCAGTGGTGGAACTATGTTCCCGGCGCCGACTGGCGGCATCCCGAGGGAGAGGGCAGCAACATCGCCGGACGTGAGAGCTACCCCGTGGTCCAGATCGCTTATGACGATGCGGTTGCTTACGCCAAGTGGGCGGGCAAGCGGCTGCCGACGGAGGCGGAATGGGAGTTCGCGGCACGCGGTGGCGAAGCGGGCAAGCTCTACTCCTGGGGCAACGATCTGAAGGTGGACGGGAAATTCCAAGCGAACATCTATCAGGGGGATTTCCCGGTGGAAAATGGCGACACCGGGGAGGACGGATTCAAGGGCATCGCCCCCACCGCCCGCTTCGCGCCAAATGGCTACGGCCTGTATGACATGTCCGGAAATGTCTGGGAGTGGTGCGGCGATTGGTATCGGGTGGACACCTACGCACGGCTCAAGCTGGCGGGTGGTGTGGCTGAGAACCCACAGGGGCCATCCACTCCGTATGATCCTGCGGAGCCGAACGAGAAAAAACGGGTCCACCGCGGCGGTTCGTTCCTCTGCACCAGCAAATACTGCACCCGCTACATGGTCGGCACCCGAGGCAAGGGAGAAGTGAGCACCGCCAGCAACCATGTTGGTTTCCGGTGTGTGGCACCCGCATCCGGCTTGTTGAAAAAATGA
- a CDS encoding DUF502 domain-containing protein, producing the protein MRGILSLLKTTLLGGALVVLPAWLATLLFIKAVSQLAIVVKPVSAHLPESVIHPDVVATLLMLLVCFAVGLLVRTRFGKDLRTIIENRVFEKIPGYTLFRGVALQMGDLEKNQGFKPALVEIEDALAPCFIVEEHAGDLLTVFIPSAPTPAAGTILIVAGSRVHPVAVPVTSLFKCVTKWGTGSAELLAMMEPEPEAAR; encoded by the coding sequence ATGCGCGGTATCCTTTCATTGCTGAAGACGACCTTGCTGGGTGGCGCTCTCGTGGTGCTTCCCGCCTGGCTGGCCACGCTGTTGTTCATCAAGGCGGTTTCCCAACTGGCCATCGTGGTGAAGCCGGTGAGCGCGCATCTGCCGGAGAGCGTGATCCATCCGGATGTGGTGGCGACGCTGCTCATGCTGCTGGTTTGTTTTGCCGTCGGATTGCTGGTGCGCACCAGGTTCGGAAAGGACTTGAGGACCATCATCGAGAACCGGGTGTTTGAGAAAATCCCAGGGTACACCCTGTTTCGCGGGGTCGCATTGCAGATGGGTGATTTGGAAAAGAACCAGGGATTCAAACCCGCGCTGGTGGAGATCGAGGATGCGTTGGCCCCCTGTTTCATCGTGGAAGAACATGCGGGAGATCTCCTGACCGTGTTCATTCCCTCCGCGCCGACCCCCGCCGCCGGAACCATTCTGATCGTCGCGGGTTCGCGTGTGCATCCGGTGGCGGTGCCGGTGACCTCTCTGTTCAAGTGCGTGACAAAGTGGGGAACCGGCAGCGCGGAACTGTTGGCGATGATGGAACCCGAACCGGAGGCCGCCCGATGA
- a CDS encoding cation:proton antiporter, translating to MNFEYSPLTGFAIVMALIILLPRLMERLRLPAVLGFILTGILVGPAFFGVVEKDGPVITLLAEIGKLLFMFFVGFEIDLELFKKTRNRSMVFGFLTFIIPMVLGVALGRAFGYGWTAAILIGSIISSHTLLAYPILQRLGVVGNAAVAVTVSGTIFTDIAAMLVLAVAISIHQTGFSVRFLLIELVELAVFVPLVMFGLSKVARKAIIRYGQTPEVRVMVMLVVIVVAAEAARVIQLEGIVGAFLAGISLKRALRGKFAVEQLEVLAHSLFIPSFFLATGFLVDFAVMKQTILTQPLMVAGLLAATFGGKALAAWLTGLRFRFTRAETVTMASLSFPQMAATLASAVVGYEAFNAHGERLLDAGFVNAVVMLVIVSCVVGPILTARSAPRISGAPQVSPAAPEPITSTEAPYDAPSAGYHSHLPPPSVDQTRTPS from the coding sequence ATGAACTTCGAATACTCGCCACTCACCGGATTCGCCATCGTGATGGCGTTGATCATCCTGCTGCCGCGTCTCATGGAGCGCCTGAGGCTGCCCGCCGTGCTCGGGTTCATCCTGACGGGAATCCTCGTGGGTCCTGCGTTTTTCGGGGTTGTGGAGAAAGATGGTCCTGTCATCACCCTTCTGGCGGAGATCGGCAAACTGCTGTTCATGTTCTTCGTCGGTTTTGAAATCGATCTGGAACTCTTTAAAAAAACAAGGAACCGGTCGATGGTCTTCGGTTTCCTCACTTTCATCATTCCCATGGTGCTGGGCGTGGCCCTGGGCCGCGCGTTCGGATACGGATGGACCGCCGCGATCCTGATCGGATCCATCATTTCCTCCCACACGTTGCTCGCCTACCCGATCCTGCAACGGCTGGGTGTCGTGGGAAACGCGGCGGTGGCGGTCACCGTGAGCGGCACGATTTTCACGGACATCGCGGCGATGCTTGTGCTCGCGGTCGCCATCTCCATTCATCAGACCGGCTTTTCCGTTCGGTTCCTCCTGATCGAGCTGGTGGAGCTGGCGGTGTTCGTGCCGCTGGTGATGTTCGGACTGAGCAAGGTCGCGCGCAAGGCGATCATCCGCTACGGCCAGACTCCGGAAGTGCGTGTCATGGTGATGCTGGTGGTGATCGTCGTGGCGGCGGAGGCGGCCCGTGTGATCCAGTTGGAAGGCATCGTGGGAGCATTCCTCGCGGGAATTTCGTTGAAGCGGGCGCTGCGCGGAAAATTCGCCGTGGAGCAGTTGGAGGTCCTGGCCCACTCCTTGTTCATCCCGTCGTTTTTTCTAGCCACCGGTTTCCTGGTGGATTTCGCCGTGATGAAGCAAACCATCCTCACCCAGCCGCTGATGGTCGCCGGCCTGCTCGCCGCCACTTTCGGAGGGAAGGCGCTCGCCGCCTGGTTGACCGGACTGCGTTTCCGCTTCACCAGGGCGGAGACCGTCACCATGGCAAGCCTTTCGTTCCCGCAAATGGCGGCCACCCTGGCGTCCGCAGTGGTGGGTTACGAGGCGTTCAACGCGCATGGAGAAAGGCTGCTGGACGCCGGTTTTGTCAACGCGGTGGTCATGCTGGTGATCGTGAGCTGTGTGGTGGGCCCCATCCTCACCGCACGCTCCGCCCCACGGATCTCCGGTGCGCCGCAGGTTTCTCCCGCTGCTCCCGAACCCATCACAAGCACTGAAGCACCCTATGATGCTCCTTCCGCCGGTTACCACTCTCATCTACCCCCGCCGAGCGTTGATCAAACACGAACACCATCATGA
- a CDS encoding helix-turn-helix domain-containing protein gives MLTSLRDIRIARRVSLRELSKKVGVHSTHLSRMEKCETHPNVVLAFRWSDALNVDFGQLYHASLASENGDATIG, from the coding sequence ATGCTCACTTCCTTGCGTGACATCCGCATCGCCAGAAGGGTGTCCCTGCGTGAGCTTTCAAAAAAGGTCGGCGTGCATTCCACCCATTTGTCGCGCATGGAGAAATGCGAGACCCATCCGAACGTGGTCCTGGCTTTCCGGTGGAGCGATGCGCTCAATGTTGACTTCGGGCAGCTTTACCATGCGTCCCTGGCTTCGGAAAACGGGGATGCCACCATCGGTTGA
- a CDS encoding SdiA-regulated domain-containing protein has translation MKFTILAASACAATFSLLPARGDVLVRFDNGSVDQGGFNEVNSPGTYNLPFEAVDWSDHVQSPSGLQVKGQVKRVDTGSSAISNWGTALRPSDHISFKVSALPGHKLNLTSFSFNTALGEYSYNLATSFVWAYRVDGNNDGTFEQDWTYGTLYSQATHGAAVFDRARTLDWALPGLSTTGTIEFGLFATAPNAYGTVFLFSTDGAGNGGLSLNGTVTKSDGSAPAPLPPLPPGILDRYTHTTNYYLSDGEAAGYPYDQIKGKVGAPEASGVTYNRDTDTLFMVGDEGYAMAQFTKQGQFVNSMLFDYKVSPRDNRALDDPEGITYLGNNTFGVADERDNMLRITTFDPAAMRTLTNLTPTSYPFGPLANNNDLEGVAYDPINKSIWGLKEQALCRVYEMSGVPGVSEAGTKFSVAQPIARKWLTRAGLAETHGSSLATVSDIFVLAASKYLPPGHPSYRNLLLLGRDAEKIVEITREGRLVSTLDISMIGRQTIEGITMDDDGVIYLVSEGNLKTGAPPELKNSGLHVFTPAASPNYTLQLLHLSDGEAGLLASQTAPNLAALVDAFDDDYENTLILSGGDNFIPSPFLNAGTDPSLNAVPGIGATAFARPDIAIHNALGVEASAIGNHEWDLGSNVFADAFRATGAWVGAQFPHISLNLDFSGDAAINPHFNNVALDGATTGIPEASGHKGKIVPTAVITKGGEKIGLVGVTTQLIESISSPSGTKVKGAPGGDNMDLLASQIQPYINELAAEGVNKIILLAHLQQITNEQALITKLSGVDIVLSAGSNTRLGDSDDVAAPFPGHAATFAGDYPIRTAGLDGKPALIVNTDNEFTYLGRLVVDFDENGELVLGSLDDRKAVNGAKAATAENAAAAWGTTVGNLAATAFAPGTKGAKVKAITDAVQAVISAKDGEVFGYTSVYLEGERAFVRSEETNLGDITADANAGKLRAITGSTAPIVSLKNGGGIRAQIGAVSSAGGSAVKLPPPANPAVGKLEGGVSRLDIENALRFDNKLIAFDTTAAGLKAILEHGVAQWPNQGRFPQLGGVSFAWDPARTAGDRIRTISLIGDEGELAAALYKDGALVAGTPENITVVTLNFIANNGDGYPVKANGSNFRYLLANNTLGPALDEANDFTVPPSLPGNPIGEQQVFGDYLASRHATPATAYSTADTPATSDLRIQKLDVRSDVVLPYSLAELVNFNRYSDALRLLGLDPLLAITSPQALAALQGVRNDGRDEVLANPGGHGLYTEDSIQDLRGTGVLVRVRGGEVHLSLPLERSTTLGAGSWAPVGALETTLPQQGNKEFYRLTLPK, from the coding sequence ATGAAATTCACCATACTCGCAGCAAGCGCCTGCGCCGCCACATTCTCCCTCCTGCCAGCCCGTGGAGATGTCCTTGTCAGGTTCGACAACGGAAGCGTCGACCAGGGAGGCTTCAACGAAGTCAACTCCCCCGGGACCTACAACCTCCCTTTCGAAGCCGTGGACTGGTCCGACCACGTCCAATCCCCTTCCGGCCTCCAAGTGAAGGGCCAGGTCAAACGGGTGGACACCGGCTCTTCCGCCATCAGCAACTGGGGAACCGCCCTCAGGCCATCCGACCACATCAGCTTCAAGGTGTCCGCACTTCCCGGCCACAAGCTCAACCTCACGAGCTTTTCCTTCAACACCGCCCTCGGTGAATACTCCTACAACCTGGCCACATCCTTCGTATGGGCCTACCGTGTCGACGGGAACAACGATGGGACTTTCGAACAAGACTGGACCTACGGCACCCTCTACTCCCAAGCCACCCACGGCGCCGCGGTTTTCGACAGGGCCCGCACCCTGGATTGGGCGCTGCCCGGTCTCTCCACCACCGGAACCATCGAGTTCGGCCTGTTCGCGACCGCTCCCAACGCCTATGGGACGGTGTTCCTCTTCAGCACCGACGGCGCGGGGAACGGCGGCCTGTCCCTGAATGGAACGGTGACAAAATCCGATGGCAGCGCTCCGGCACCCCTGCCTCCCCTGCCTCCGGGAATCCTCGACAGATACACGCACACGACGAACTATTATCTGAGCGACGGAGAGGCAGCCGGATATCCCTACGACCAGATCAAGGGCAAGGTCGGCGCACCGGAAGCTTCCGGCGTCACCTACAACCGGGATACCGACACCCTTTTCATGGTCGGTGACGAAGGCTACGCCATGGCCCAGTTCACCAAACAGGGGCAGTTCGTGAATTCCATGCTCTTCGACTACAAGGTGTCCCCGCGCGACAACCGTGCCTTGGACGATCCCGAAGGAATCACTTATCTCGGGAACAATACCTTCGGCGTGGCCGACGAACGCGACAACATGCTGCGGATCACCACCTTCGATCCTGCCGCGATGAGGACACTGACGAACCTCACCCCGACCAGCTACCCCTTCGGCCCGCTCGCCAACAACAACGATCTGGAGGGAGTGGCATACGACCCGATCAACAAATCCATCTGGGGTCTCAAGGAACAGGCTCTCTGCAGGGTCTATGAAATGAGCGGAGTGCCGGGCGTCAGCGAAGCTGGAACCAAATTCTCTGTCGCACAGCCGATCGCACGGAAGTGGCTCACCCGCGCCGGATTGGCGGAAACCCACGGCTCCTCCCTGGCCACGGTGTCGGACATCTTCGTGCTCGCGGCCAGCAAATACCTGCCACCCGGCCACCCATCCTACCGCAATCTCCTGCTGCTGGGACGCGATGCGGAGAAGATCGTCGAGATCACCCGCGAAGGCAGGCTGGTTTCCACCCTGGACATCAGCATGATCGGAAGGCAGACGATCGAAGGCATCACCATGGATGACGACGGGGTCATCTACCTCGTGTCCGAAGGGAACCTGAAAACCGGTGCTCCCCCCGAGCTGAAAAACTCCGGCCTCCACGTCTTCACTCCGGCAGCATCCCCCAACTACACCCTGCAGCTTCTCCACCTCTCCGATGGCGAGGCCGGGCTGCTCGCCTCCCAGACCGCGCCGAATCTCGCCGCGCTGGTGGATGCCTTCGACGATGATTATGAAAACACCCTGATCCTCTCCGGCGGCGACAATTTCATCCCCAGCCCGTTCCTCAACGCGGGGACGGATCCTTCGCTGAACGCCGTTCCCGGCATCGGAGCGACGGCCTTCGCCCGGCCGGACATCGCCATCCACAACGCTCTCGGTGTCGAGGCGTCCGCCATCGGCAATCATGAGTGGGACCTCGGCTCGAACGTCTTCGCGGACGCCTTCCGCGCGACGGGTGCCTGGGTGGGCGCACAGTTCCCGCACATCAGCCTGAACCTTGATTTCTCGGGGGATGCGGCGATCAACCCCCACTTCAACAACGTTGCGCTCGATGGTGCCACCACCGGTATCCCGGAAGCCTCCGGCCACAAGGGCAAGATCGTCCCCACCGCAGTCATCACCAAGGGTGGTGAAAAAATCGGCCTCGTCGGCGTGACCACCCAGTTGATCGAATCCATCTCATCCCCCAGCGGGACGAAGGTGAAGGGCGCTCCCGGCGGCGACAACATGGACCTGCTCGCCAGCCAGATCCAGCCCTACATCAACGAGCTTGCCGCGGAGGGAGTGAACAAGATCATCCTGCTCGCCCACCTCCAGCAGATCACCAACGAACAGGCGCTCATCACCAAGCTGAGTGGCGTGGACATCGTCCTCTCCGCCGGTTCCAACACCCGCCTCGGAGATTCCGACGACGTGGCGGCGCCCTTCCCCGGCCACGCCGCGACCTTCGCCGGAGACTACCCGATCCGCACCGCCGGCCTCGACGGCAAGCCCGCCCTCATCGTCAACACGGACAACGAGTTCACCTACCTCGGACGCCTTGTCGTGGACTTCGACGAAAACGGGGAACTCGTCCTCGGTTCGCTCGACGACCGCAAGGCCGTGAACGGAGCGAAAGCCGCCACGGCGGAAAACGCCGCCGCCGCATGGGGAACCACGGTGGGCAATCTCGCCGCCACCGCTTTCGCCCCCGGGACCAAGGGAGCGAAAGTGAAGGCCATCACCGATGCCGTGCAGGCCGTCATCAGCGCCAAGGACGGCGAGGTCTTCGGCTACACCAGCGTCTATCTGGAGGGCGAGCGCGCCTTCGTCCGCAGCGAGGAGACTAACCTCGGCGACATCACGGCGGATGCGAACGCCGGCAAGCTCCGGGCCATCACCGGCAGCACGGCCCCCATCGTTTCCTTGAAAAACGGCGGCGGTATCCGCGCCCAGATCGGAGCGGTCTCCAGCGCGGGCGGCAGTGCGGTGAAACTCCCGCCACCGGCCAACCCCGCCGTCGGCAAGCTGGAAGGCGGCGTTTCCCGCCTGGATATCGAAAATGCGCTGCGCTTCGACAACAAGCTCATCGCCTTCGACACCACCGCCGCCGGCCTCAAGGCCATCCTGGAGCACGGCGTGGCCCAGTGGCCGAACCAGGGCCGCTTCCCGCAGCTCGGCGGAGTCTCCTTCGCATGGGATCCCGCCCGTACGGCAGGCGACCGCATCCGCACCATCTCGCTCATCGGTGACGAAGGCGAACTCGCCGCCGCCCTTTACAAGGATGGGGCGCTGGTCGCAGGCACTCCGGAAAACATCACCGTCGTCACCCTGAACTTCATCGCCAACAATGGCGACGGCTATCCGGTGAAAGCGAACGGCTCGAACTTCCGCTACCTCCTTGCGAACAACACCCTGGGTCCCGCTCTCGACGAAGCGAACGATTTCACCGTGCCCCCCTCGCTTCCGGGAAATCCCATCGGCGAGCAGCAGGTCTTCGGTGATTACCTCGCCTCCCGCCACGCCACGCCCGCCACGGCCTACAGCACCGCCGACACGCCCGCCACTTCGGACCTCCGCATCCAGAAACTGGACGTGCGCAGCGACGTGGTGCTGCCATACAGCCTCGCGGAACTCGTGAACTTCAACCGATACTCGGACGCGCTCCGCCTGCTCGGCCTCGATCCGCTTCTGGCGATCACCTCGCCGCAGGCACTCGCCGCCCTGCAAGGTGTCCGCAACGACGGCCGCGACGAAGTGCTCGCCAATCCCGGCGGCCACGGACTCTACACCGAAGACAGCATCCAGGATCTCCGCGGAACAGGCGTGCTGGTCCGCGTGCGAGGTGGAGAGGTCCACCTGTCCCTGCCGCTTGAGCGATCCACCACGTTGGGAGCCGGTTCATGGGCACCTGTGGGAGCCTTGGAAACCACCTTGCCGCAGCAAGGCAACAAGGAATTCTACCGCCTCACGCTGCCGAAATAA
- a CDS encoding PEP-CTERM sorting domain-containing protein, whose translation MKKNLLLIGTAAFALSSFSQAATVALGAGTYTENFNTLSTGTEIAPGWDFRRNATASSLGTTKRVLLNFGNAFPWADAGGGAYNLSSTNIPQASDATAQAANANRALGFGQVTTAGDPGAALNFNFSTTGVLFDSLTIDLLLLHDAGKSTTYSLQYATGAAPTSFVTLATWSDASIPSGWGSETLTFDRADFGSALDGQSQGWLRLAVIDPATGSGSLYDVVAIDNLSISTSAVPEPSAMLLGCLGVLGFLSARRR comes from the coding sequence ATGAAAAAAAATCTGCTACTTATCGGAACGGCGGCTTTCGCGCTGTCTTCTTTCTCGCAAGCCGCCACTGTCGCGCTCGGTGCCGGCACCTACACCGAAAACTTCAACACCTTGTCCACCGGCACGGAAATCGCTCCCGGATGGGACTTCCGCAGGAACGCGACCGCTTCTTCGCTTGGGACCACCAAACGCGTTCTTCTGAATTTCGGAAACGCCTTCCCCTGGGCCGATGCGGGCGGCGGTGCCTACAACCTTTCGTCGACCAACATCCCTCAGGCCAGCGACGCCACCGCGCAGGCGGCCAATGCCAACCGCGCCCTCGGTTTCGGCCAGGTCACCACCGCCGGAGATCCGGGCGCGGCGCTCAATTTCAACTTCTCGACGACAGGAGTGCTTTTCGACTCGTTGACCATCGATCTCCTCCTCCTGCACGACGCCGGGAAATCGACCACCTACTCGCTTCAGTACGCCACCGGAGCCGCCCCCACCTCTTTTGTGACTCTGGCGACGTGGTCCGATGCGAGCATTCCGTCCGGCTGGGGAAGCGAAACCCTCACGTTCGACCGCGCCGACTTCGGTTCGGCCCTCGATGGCCAATCCCAAGGCTGGCTCCGGTTGGCGGTCATCGATCCCGCGACCGGCAGCGGCAGTTTATATGACGTGGTGGCGATCGACAACCTGTCGATCTCCACCAGCGCGGTCCCCGAGCCTTCCGCGATGCTCCTCGGCTGCCTCGGCGTCCTTGGATTCCTGAGCGCGAGACGCCGCTGA